The following are from one region of the Pseudazoarcus pumilus genome:
- the mutS gene encoding DNA mismatch repair protein MutS, with protein MQQYLRIKAQYPDLLLFYRMGDFYELFFEDAERAARLLDITLTTRGQSGGAPIRMAGVPFHAVEQYLARLVKLGESIVIAEQVGEPGATKGPMERAVSRIVTPGTLTDAALLDDRRDALLLALTLSRGTLGLAWLNLANGDLRAMECPAEQLASQFERLRPAEVLIPDGLTLPLLDTLAPTTRRLPDWQFDAANGTRLLTAHFATQDLAGFGADELDTGLAALAALFEYASGTQRQALQHVTTLTVEHESATLRLDAATRRNLELTETLRGEASPTLLSLLDCCATSMGSRWLRHALHHPLRERAHAAQRHATVAELIGDGDGRRLGDVRSALRGIADVDRITARVALRSARPRDLAALREALAALPSLQSAIGVAEADLLAGIRADLTRPDAACELLVRAIDAEPGAMVRDGGVIAPGFDAELDELRGIQSNCGEFLMALEVRERERSGISTLKVEYNRVHGFYIEVGRVHADKVPDDYRRRQTLKNVERYITPELKAFEDKALSAQERALAREKLLYDEVLEALAGEIPALQRIARALALLDGLAAFAEIALRHDYCRPVFVDSPGLEIERGRHAVVEREVENFISNDCRLSATRRMLMITGPNMGGKSTFMRQVALIVLLAHVGAFVPASAARIGPVDAIFTRIGASDDLASGRSTFMVEMTEAAAILHGSTEHSLVLMDEIGRGTSTFDGLALAFSIARALLTHNRCMTLFATHYFELTRLNTEFPECVNVHLDAVEHGHRIVFLHALEEGPASQSYGIEVAALAGVPAPVIREARRRLRALENREIGNGPQPDLFAAVPDDEPLSLSHPVLTALDEIDPDSLSPREALERLYLLKRML; from the coding sequence ATGCAGCAGTACCTGCGCATCAAGGCGCAGTATCCCGACCTGCTGCTGTTCTACCGCATGGGGGACTTCTACGAGCTGTTCTTCGAGGATGCCGAGCGCGCCGCGCGCCTGCTCGACATCACGCTGACCACGCGCGGGCAATCCGGCGGCGCGCCGATCCGCATGGCCGGCGTGCCCTTCCATGCCGTCGAACAGTATCTGGCGCGACTCGTGAAACTGGGCGAATCCATCGTGATCGCCGAGCAGGTGGGCGAGCCCGGCGCGACCAAAGGGCCCATGGAGCGCGCCGTGAGCCGCATCGTCACGCCCGGCACGCTCACCGACGCGGCCCTGCTCGACGACCGACGCGATGCCTTGCTGTTGGCACTGACGCTCTCGCGCGGCACGCTGGGGCTGGCCTGGCTCAATCTGGCCAACGGCGATCTGCGCGCGATGGAGTGCCCCGCCGAGCAGCTTGCCAGCCAGTTCGAGCGCCTGCGCCCGGCCGAGGTGCTGATTCCCGACGGTCTCACGCTGCCCCTGCTCGACACGCTCGCGCCCACCACGCGCCGCCTGCCCGACTGGCAGTTCGACGCGGCCAACGGCACGCGCCTGCTCACCGCCCATTTCGCCACGCAGGATCTGGCCGGCTTCGGCGCCGACGAACTCGACACCGGGCTGGCCGCGCTCGCCGCGCTGTTCGAGTACGCCAGTGGCACGCAGCGCCAGGCGCTGCAACACGTCACCACGCTCACGGTCGAGCACGAATCCGCGACCCTGCGCCTGGACGCCGCGACGCGGCGCAACCTGGAACTGACCGAGACCCTGCGCGGCGAGGCCTCGCCCACGCTGCTCTCGCTGCTCGACTGCTGCGCCACCAGCATGGGGTCGCGCTGGCTGCGCCATGCCCTGCATCATCCGCTGCGTGAGCGCGCACATGCCGCGCAGCGTCACGCCACGGTGGCCGAACTGATCGGCGACGGCGATGGCCGTCGCCTGGGCGACGTACGCAGCGCCCTGCGCGGCATTGCCGACGTCGATCGCATCACGGCCCGTGTGGCACTGCGCAGCGCGCGCCCGCGCGACCTCGCGGCGCTGCGCGAGGCGCTGGCCGCCCTGCCCTCGCTGCAGTCCGCGATCGGTGTGGCCGAGGCCGACCTGCTGGCCGGTATCCGTGCCGATCTGACACGACCGGATGCCGCCTGCGAGTTGCTCGTCCGCGCAATCGACGCCGAGCCGGGGGCAATGGTGCGAGACGGCGGCGTAATCGCACCGGGCTTCGACGCCGAGCTCGATGAACTGCGTGGCATCCAGAGCAACTGCGGCGAGTTCCTGATGGCGCTCGAGGTGCGCGAGCGCGAACGCAGCGGCATTTCGACCCTCAAGGTCGAATACAACCGCGTGCACGGTTTCTACATCGAGGTCGGGCGCGTGCACGCCGACAAGGTGCCCGACGATTACCGTCGGCGCCAGACGCTGAAGAACGTGGAGCGCTACATCACGCCGGAACTCAAGGCCTTCGAGGACAAGGCACTGTCCGCGCAGGAGCGCGCGCTGGCGCGCGAGAAGCTGCTCTACGACGAAGTGCTCGAAGCGCTGGCGGGCGAGATTCCGGCGCTGCAGCGCATCGCGCGCGCGCTCGCATTGCTCGACGGGCTGGCCGCTTTCGCGGAGATCGCACTGCGCCACGACTACTGCCGCCCGGTGTTCGTCGATTCACCGGGACTGGAGATCGAGCGCGGCCGCCATGCGGTGGTCGAGCGCGAAGTCGAGAACTTCATCTCCAACGACTGCCGCCTGAGCGCGACGCGCCGCATGCTGATGATTACCGGCCCGAACATGGGCGGCAAATCGACCTTCATGCGCCAGGTCGCACTGATCGTGCTGCTCGCGCATGTGGGCGCCTTCGTACCGGCATCGGCCGCGCGCATCGGCCCGGTGGACGCCATCTTCACGCGCATCGGCGCCTCCGACGACCTGGCCTCGGGGCGCTCGACCTTCATGGTCGAGATGACCGAGGCGGCGGCCATCCTGCACGGCTCGACCGAGCACAGCCTGGTGTTGATGGACGAGATCGGACGCGGCACATCGACCTTCGACGGCCTCGCGCTGGCCTTCTCGATCGCGCGTGCCCTGCTCACGCACAATCGCTGCATGACGCTGTTCGCAACCCACTACTTCGAACTGACGCGGCTCAACACCGAGTTTCCCGAATGCGTGAACGTGCATCTGGACGCGGTCGAGCACGGCCACCGCATCGTCTTTCTGCACGCGCTAGAAGAAGGCCCGGCGAGCCAGAGCTACGGCATCGAGGTCGCCGCCCTGGCGGGCGTGCCGGCACCGGTGATTCGCGAGGCACGCCGCCGTCTGCGCGCGCTGGAAAATCGTGAAATCGGCAACGGGCCGCAGCCGGATTTGTTCGCCGCCGTGCCCGACGATGAACCGCTCTCGCTCTCGCATCCGGTGCTCACCGCGCTCGACGAGATCGACCCCGACAGCCTGTCGCCGCGCGAGGCGCTCGAACGCCTGTATCTGCTCAAGAGGATGCTGTGA
- a CDS encoding inositol monophosphatase family protein, which produces MHPILNIAVKAARRAASVINRASLQLDLVTVQSKAPNDFVTEVDRAAEAAIIEVLRDTYPDHAILAEESGRSGESEYCWIIDPLDGTTNFIHGFPQYAISIALAKNGSVEHGVVFDPVRNELFTASRGAGAFLNDRRIRVSRCTRLADSLIGTGFPFRSDDDLEAYIGAFRELTQKTSGLRRPGAAALDLAWVACGRIDGFWEAGLQIWDMAAGALLIQEAGGLVTDFDGDSGHLDSGRVVAAPPKLFAQLLPIVQKHMRAR; this is translated from the coding sequence ATGCATCCGATCCTGAACATCGCAGTCAAGGCAGCCCGCCGCGCGGCGAGCGTCATCAACCGCGCGTCGCTGCAACTCGATCTCGTCACCGTGCAATCGAAGGCGCCCAACGATTTCGTCACCGAAGTCGACCGCGCCGCCGAGGCAGCCATCATCGAGGTGCTGCGCGACACCTATCCGGACCATGCGATTCTAGCAGAGGAGTCGGGACGCTCCGGCGAGTCGGAGTACTGCTGGATCATCGACCCGCTCGACGGCACCACCAATTTCATCCACGGCTTCCCGCAATACGCCATTTCGATCGCACTGGCGAAGAACGGTTCGGTCGAGCACGGCGTCGTCTTCGACCCGGTGCGCAACGAACTGTTCACTGCCTCCAGGGGCGCGGGCGCCTTTCTCAACGACCGTCGCATCCGCGTGTCGCGCTGCACCCGCCTGGCAGACTCGCTGATCGGCACCGGTTTTCCGTTCCGCAGCGACGACGATCTGGAAGCCTACATCGGCGCGTTTCGCGAACTCACGCAGAAGACTTCCGGCCTGCGCCGCCCGGGCGCCGCGGCGCTGGACCTGGCCTGGGTCGCCTGCGGGCGCATCGACGGCTTCTGGGAAGCCGGCCTGCAGATCTGGGACATGGCCGCCGGTGCGCTGCTGATTCAGGAGGCCGGCGGCCTGGTCACCGATTTCGACGGCGACTCCGGCCATCTCGACAGTGGCCGCGTCGTCGCCGCCCCTCCGAAGCTGTTCGCACAGTTGCTGCCCATCGTGCAGAAACACATGCGCGCGCGCTGA